AAAACGGCTACTAATATCAGCATTAAAACTTAAAGTCTATATTATTTTTATTACTTTATTCGGCAGATAGTAGGCAAAGACTCATCGCTTGGAACTTTGCTTCATCGGTGCTGCTAAAGTAGAATTACTCGTTTGCGAATGCAAAGCATTTTATTAAAAACTATTCTCCGGAATCTATCGTTGCATATCAAAGCAATTTTGTATAAGTTTGAATGGGGTTAAGCTCCATGTTTTAAGCTAAACATACGTTAGAAAATTATGGTAACAAAGCAGAATATTTTTGAAAAGGTAGGATCACTGTTAAAGGAATTAACGGAGCAGTACGAATTTTTGGAAAATAATCCACAGGAACAAGAAGGGGTGCATTTAGAACTTTTAGAAGCAAATATGACCTACTTGATGGGACATATTACCATTCTTAAAAAGTTAACTTTTATAGGTGATAGGGCAGAAGAAGTACAAGGAGATGTGTCTGCCGATACAGCTGACAAATTTGATTTAGGTGCTCAAATAGTGGCAGATTCTCCTTCAGATGACGTCGGGTACGAAGATGAACCGGATGAGGATGAGCACGCTGCTGAACCTGCATCTACAGAAGAGGAGGCGAAACCGATATTAAAGGATGAAACAGAAGAATCGGCCTTAAATTATGTAGATCAACAGCAAGTGGAGGAAACCTATTTCACACCGGCAACGGCGAGCACTGAGGAGAAAGCAGAAGAATTCAAATTAGAAGATAAGCGGGACAAAAAGGAAGAAGAAACGAGACAAGAAGCAAAAGAGGAAGAAAAAACATCAGATTTTAATGATGAAAAAGAATTCAAGCCTGCTGAACCTGTAGTAAGTGAACAGGAAGAGCCCTCAGTTGAAAGTTCGGACAAAAGTGTAAAAGAAGAACAGGAAAGTGATCATCCTGTTACCGAAACAAAAGCTGAGCGTGAGGAAATTGAAGATGAGGGAAAACAGAAAGTGGAAACAAAAAGTGATCAAGTGGTTGAGGAAGAGCGATCTGTGAAGATTTCGACGAATGATAGTTCTGAAGAAAGCCAAAACAAAGTCGAAGAAGAACCTGAATCTGCACCAGACGAGACACCTAAGCGGCCAATGACTTTGAATGAACTTTTCTCTGCTCAACGGAAGCAAGAGCAGAAGAAGCCGGAAATATCTGCTACAGCGGCAAGAAGTGCCTTTAATGCTCCCCAGCAAGGTATAAAGCGGAATGCAACAGATCTTAAGTCGGCGGTGAGTTTAAACGACAAACTTTTATTTATTAAAGATTTATTTAACGGTTATAGTTTGGCTTATACAGAGGCTATCGAACTGTTGGGTAGATATGATAATTTTGAGGATGCAGATGCATTTTTGAAAAGCAACTATGCTGAAAAAAACAATTGGGCGAGTAAGCAGGCTACTGTAGATAAACTATATATTATTCTGCGCCAGCGCTTTAATAAATGATTGAACGAAACGGTTGCCGTTAGCTAATTAACGGTAACCGTTTACTTGCTATTTCTTTATACTACCCCTTTTCTATTGGAGTCAAACTTCAGCAGAATAAAAAGAAGCATCGTAAAACTTAATAATGATGAGCCGCCGTAGCTCAAAAAGGGCAATGGGATCCCAATTACCGGAACAATACCTATTGTCATTCCGATATTAATAAAAAAATGGAAGAAAAAAATAGATGCTACGCCATAGCCATATACCCGTGCAAAGGAAGACCTCTGGCGTTCGGCCATTTGTATAATACGTAGCAGTAGCCCAAGGTACAATAGCACAATGATCACCGAACCAATAAAGCCCCATTCTTCTCCTACGGTACAAAAAATGAAATCCGTACTTTGTTCGGGCACGAAATTGTATTTAGTTTGTGTACCTTGGAGGTAACCTTTACCAAAAAGTTGGCCGGACCCTATCGCAATTTTTGATTGATTGAGGTTATAGCCCTGTCCTCTGGGGTCGTCAACCTTTCCGAGTATCACATCGATACGGTTTCTTTGATGTGATTGTAAGATATGTTCATAAGCGAAGTCTACTGAGAGCACAAATAAAGTGGATGCCACAAATAGAATGACTGCTGAAGGGATGGCTTTCCTGCTCCTTTTAAATAGATAAGCACCAAGTGCACATAATGACGCCAATATGCCGATAATATACCACTGTGAAAAAAGAAGTGTCAGAATAAAAAGAACAATGCAAACAAAAGCGAAAGCTAGCAACTGTCCGGATACGTAACCTTCTCTGTAGAATACAAGTACCAAAGCGAAGAAAGTAAGTGCCGAGCCGGTATCTGGTTGAAGCATGATGAGTATGATCGGTACTAGAAGAATAATAGTTCCTACCAGAAGTGTTCCTGTATTGGGTGTTTTATTACTATGTGAACTTAGGTATCTCGCGAGCAATAAACAGGAACCAAGTTTTGCAAACTCAGAGGGCTGTAGCCTGAAGGTTCCGATAGGTATCCATGCCTGGTTACCACCAACATTTCTTCCGACAATTAAAACGGCTACCAGTAGAATCAGTGTAATGGCATACAGTAAGGGTGAGACGTAATTGTAAAACTTGCCGTCAATGATCATAATCGCACAAGCCACCAAAACACACACAATGATATATAGAAATTGTTTACCATAATTGGTACTTAAGCTTACGAGACTGGAGTGCATGGGGTCAAAAACTGCCGCATGGATATTGAACCATCCGATGATGCAGAGCGCTAACCAAATAAAAACAGTTAACCAATCAATAGAGCCACCATATATTTTGCGTGTTTGATTCATTCGTTTGTAATTTCTCTCTTATCGTTCTTTGCTTTGAAATTTCCTTTCCTTATGTCTAATATAGGTAACCCTGTTCTCCGCAGCAGACGGAAATGGAGCAGAGGTGCCTACCACTTGTTCAGTTTCTTCTTTAGGGGGTTCAGGTTCTATCAGGTTGCTTTCTTTCAATACACGTTCTTGTGTTGCTTTTGACATGCTGATGGTGTCTTTTAAGTATTTTTCCACCATCATGCTAGCTATAGGAGCAGCATAGGTGGCACCATATCCAACATTTTCAACAAATACTGCGATCGCTATTTTCGGATTCACCCGTGGGGCAAAAGCAAAGAATACCGAATGGTGTTTTCCGTGCGGATTTTGTGCGGTACCGGTTTTTCCACACATTTCAATATCTGGTATGCGAATATTAGTGTTGTATTTGACTACCCTACTCATACCCTCTACAACAGGCTCAAAATATTTTTCATCAATATCAACAGAAATCTTTTCTGTAAATTCTTTTTTTACTACTTTTTCTTCTCCTATAGATTTTATAAGATGTGGACGGTAATAATAACCACGATTAGCTACAATTGCCATGATATTGGCCATTTGAAGTGTAGTGATTTCTACTTCTCCCTGCCCAATGGAGTTGGAGATATTGTAGCCAGAACCCCACTTTTCGTTACCGTAACGTTTGGAGTAGTAATCGGCCGTTGGGAGAAGACCTTTTTTTTCGTTAGGTAGATCTACGCCGAGTTCCTGAGCAATACCAAATTTCATAATAGCTTCGCGCCATAACGTATAAGCACTGGATGCCCTCATCTTCCGTTGATCTAACATGCGCGCATAGATATGTCCAAAATAAGTGTTGCAAGAGCCTTGAATAGCAGCAGGGAGATCTATTGTTCCATGAACATGAGTACAGCGCATAAAGCCTCTTCCTCCTCCATAACTATATCCTCCGGGACAATGATAACGTGTCTGTTGTTCGATCATGCCGGCTTGCTGACTAACTAATGCGCTGACTACTTTGAAAACGGAGCCTGGGGGATACTGCGCTTGTATTGGCCGAATAAACATGGGTTTATTCGGGTCGTTCAATAATTTCATATAGTTGTTTCCGCGTTCCCTTCCTACCATCATGTTTGGATCGTAGCTTGGGGTGCTCGAAAAAGCTAAAATTTCACCAGTTGATGGCTCGATGGCTACCACAGAGCCTCGTTTATTTTTCATTAGTTTTTCTGCGAGTTTCTGTAACTCTAAGTCAAGAGATGATACTAATCCTTCCCCAGCTACGGCCAGGGTGTCATATTTACCATCCATAAAATGCCCTTTAGGGCGATTGAAGGCGTCAACCATCAGGTTCTGGACTCCTCGTTGACCCCTTAACAGGTCTTCGTAGGCGCGTTCCACACCACTTACTCCAATATAATCTCCCGGTCGGTAAAAGTTATTCGAGCGTTCAATGTCTTTTGGTGTTACTTCATTAATATATCCTAAAAATTGAGCTGCTACTGAATCCGGATAACTTCGAACAGTTCTGTTTTGTACATAGAAACCGCGAAATTGATAGAGTTTTTCCTGTAGGCGGGCATAGATTTGTGCAGAGAGCTGCTTTTCGAATACGGAGGCTCTATAAGGTGAGAAATTTACCGCTTTTTGGAAACGTTTATCGAAACCCTCTTTGTCAACGCCGATCAGCTCGCAAAGTGCTAACGTGTCAAAGCTTTTTACTTCTCTCGGTGTAACCATGAGGTCGTATACTGGCTCGTTTTGCACTAATATTTTACCTGTTCTATCTAAAATCACACCTCTGGCCGGGTAAATTACAACTTTCCTCAATACGTTGTTATTCGCCGAAAGTAAATATGAATCATCGATAATCTGTAGGTAAAAAAGTCGTAATGCCAAAAGCAAAGCCGCGGTTATAAATATCCCCTGAATAACATATTTTCTTTCAAAAAAGCTGTTCATATATCTAAAATGCGTGTATTTATCGGCGCATAGCTGAAAATAGCCATATGTATTCCAGTTAACGCCTACTTTTACGGTAAAAAAGTAAAGAAAAAAGTAAAATTAAAAGTATCGTAAATATACAACTTAAAATTACACTAAGGAATGTATAGTGGAAGTTACTAAATGTAAATGCTTCTAAAAAGAGCAGGACCAAATGATGTGAAAAGACCATCACGGTAGAGTAAATCAGAAACCATCTAAATGACATCTCACCCATACTGGGTGTGGCAAACAGTTCATGATTATCTAGTTGAACAGTGATGTTGATAAAGGCCGTTCGAATGGCTGCAAGTGTTATGCACGCGGCAGCGTTGACGCCCAGCGTATCATAAAAAGCATCAACGGTTAAACCGGTAAAAAAAGAAATAATAAATAAAAGCCATTTTGGTATTCCCAGTGGCAGCATTAACAAGAATAATACGTAAGGGTAAGGGGTAGCTAGGTTGTAATACCCCATATTTTTGAAAAGGAATACCTGTGCAATTATAAGAACGATAAATCGTACAACATTTAATAGTAATATCCTACTCATTGATTAACGTATCTCCTTCCAGCTTTTGCTTTTCATCTGCAAATTTATCTTCTATTATATAAACATATTGAAGCGTATTGAAATCATTGTTTAATTGCACTTCAATATCTAAAAAGCTATCGCCACTTTTGCCCGATTTAATAACTTTTCCAATAGAAACACCCGGGGGGAACAAAGAGAAACCTGAGGTTACCACTTCTTCGCCAGGCTTAACTTTTACGTGGTTTGGAATATCCCGTAATACAGCTTTGTTCGCTTCGTAGTTTTCGGTGCCCCATACCAAAGATCCAAATGCATTGCTACCAACTAAACTAGCACTTATTCTACTATCGGCATGTAACAATGATTGAATGGTAGCGAAATGAGGAGAAACATTTAAGACGATGCCTACTATTCCATGGGAAGAGATCACACCCATGCCTTTTTTTACACCTTGCTCACTTCCTCTATTGATGGTAATATAGTTGTTTTTCTGGTGAACACTGTTGCTGATGATGCGGGCCACAATGTAGGTGTACTGTGTTTGTCCTAAAGTATCGAGTACCGAATCCTGTTCAACTAGCGTATTATATTTAGAAGTTTTTAGTTGACTCCTTAAAAAGGCGTTTTCTTCCGATAGGTATCTGTTGGTTTCTTTTAAGTTTAAGTACTGTGTGAAATTATCAATTCTTTGATAAATACTACCAATAAAAGCGTTGGAGGAATTTATAGTGCTGGCGCGCTGAAAGCTGTTATTCCTTATCACCAATATGAATGATATACCAAAAAAGAGGATAAACAAAAAGAAGTTATTGTACTTACTTATGAATATCCATAGGTTTCGCATATGCTTTTAAAATTTGCTGCTCCCTAAAAAATATCGTAGGGAGCCGCCGCTTATTTACTGCATCAAAAATTTATACCCACCAATGTTCTTGAGTGCAATGCCGGTTCCCCTTACAACTGCCCTCAGCGGATCTTCTGCTACGTGTACGGGCAGCTTGGTTTTGGCCTGGACACGCTTGTCCAATCCGCGTAAGAGTGCACCTCCCCCTGTTAAATATATACCTGTCTGATAGATGTCGGCCGATAATTCTGGAGGTGTAATTTCTAAAGCTTTTAAAATGGCTTCTTCAATCTTAGAAATAGATTTGTCTAAGCAGTGGGCTATTTCCGTATACGAAACCGTAATTTGTTTAGGAACACCAGTCATGAGGTCACGTCCCTGCACCGCGAAATCAGCAGGGGGATCTTGCAATTCAGGTAAAGCTGCGCCAACTTCAATTTTTATTTTTTCCGCCGTACGATCACCAATCATAATATTGTGTTGACGTCTAATATATTGGACAATGTCTGCATCAAAGTTATCTCCTGCAACACGTATGGATTGATCACACACAATTCCGGATAACGCGATTACCGCAATTTCCGTAGTACCCCCACCGATGTCGATGATCATATTTCCCATAGGTTCTTCTACATCAATGCCTATTCCAACGGCAGCTGCCATTGGCTCGTGTATAAGATATACTTCCTTTGCTCCCGCAATTTCTGCTGAATCGCGAACCGCTCTTTTTTCAACTTCCGTAATACCAGAGGGAATGCAGATAACCATGCGTAGTGATGGGAAGAACCACCCTTTACCATTGTTGACCATTTTTATCATACCCCGAATCATATACTCTGCCGCATTGAAATCGGCTATCACACCATCCTTTAGGGGTCTAACGGTTTTTATGTTGTCATGGGTTTTTCCTTCCATTTGCATGGCTTGTCTGCCAATGGCAATAACTTTATTTGTCGTACGATCGAACGCCACGATGCTTGGCTCGTCTACCACAACCTTATCGTTATGTATGATCAGCGTATTTGCCGTACCTAAATCTATCGCAACTTCTTGAGTAAACCAGTTAAATAACCCCATTCGGAATGTTTTTAATATTTTCTTATAATAGTTCGCAAAATTAAGACAAAAATATCACAATATGAATCTGATATATACAAAGACAGGAAAAAAAACAATTTTTATTGGTGTTATCTTCATCCTATAAATATATTCTTTGTAAGAAAAATGTTTATTTGAGATTCATATGCTTGCCCGTTATCGTTCATCAGTGTTAAAAATATTTTTTTCTTGAGGTATTTTATATTTATATTCACTCCCGAAATCTAAACCTTTTTTATGCTTAGGATTATTTTGCTATTTTCCTGTTTTCTTGCTATTGCAGATCAATTGCGAGCGCAGGATTTTTCTTTCGGCATTTTGACTAATGAAGATTTGACTACCGAAAAGTATTCGCTAGACAGTATTTCGGATGCTGTTGTGTTACGGGAATATGGACGTACTGCGTTTCAGTTTGATGATAGCAAGGGCGAAATAACGTTGGTTTTTACTCATCACAAGCGAGTGAAAATATTTAACAAAGAGGGAGTTGACCATGCTAATATTGTTATCCCATTGTATAAAGATGGCAATAGGAAAGAATATATTGAAGATATCAAGGCCGTAACTATTAATCTGAAAGGGAAAACAAAAGAAACGTTGTTGGATAGTAAAAAGATATATACTGAAAATTATAGCAAATATCTTGATTTAACGAAGTTTACTATGCCCGATATTCAAGACGGGAGCATCATAGAGTTTAGTTATCGCTTGGTCTCGCCTCGCTTATACAATTTTAAAACTTGGGAGTTTCAGGATAGGATCCCCAAATTGTATAGTGAGTACGAAGCCATTATACCTGCAACGTACAATTATAATGTGGTGTTAAGGGGAACGCTCAAACTCTCCGAACAAAAATCTTCTTTATTGAGAGAGGGGTTTAGGCTTCCAGGATGGCCAATAGATTGCTCCAGGATGATTTATATTATGAAAAACGTGCCGGCATTTATTGAGGAGGATCATATGACGGCGGCATCTAATTTCAAATCGGCAGTGTATTTTGAATTGGCAGATGTGTATCTGCGTAGCGGTTCAAGACATAGTTATACAAAAGAATGGAAAAATGTAGATAAAGAATTGCTTCTAGCTAAGGAGTTGGGTGGGCAGATGAAACAAAGGGACGAATTCAAAAGGCTTTTGCCCGATTTATTAAAACAAACCCATGATGAATTAAGTAAAGCAAAAGCAGTGTATCATTTTGTTAACAGGCATGCTCAATTTATGAATACCGTGCATAGTGCAGATTTAAGTAAGGTGGTTTTTTCATTGAAAGAAGAGCCATAAAAAAAGCGAGCATGCGCTCGCTTTTTTTATAATGAATCAGCTCCTGTTTTGATCAATGCTTGAAATGTCTGATTCCGGTAGTAACCATGGCTATACCTTTTTTGTTCGCCATATCAATGGATTCTTTATCTTTAATGGAACCGCCAGGTTGTAGGACAGCCATAATACCTGCATCAGCAGCAATTTCTACACAATCTGGAAAAGGGAAGAAAGCATCAGAGGCCATCGCCGCTCCGTGTAAATCAAACCCAAATGATTTAGCCTTTTCGATAGCTTGTTTTAATGCGTCAACACGAGAGGTTTGGCCTACACCACTTGCTAATAATTGATTGTTTTTCGCGAAGACAATCGTGTTCGATTTTGTGTGTTTTACAACTTTATTTGCAAAGAACATATTTGCATAATCTTCTTCAGACGGTATCCTGTCTGTTACGGTCGACATAAGTTCCTTATGCTCAATAACCGAATCTTTATCCTGTTCAATGATACCATTTAATAAGGTCTTGAACTGAGTTTTCGGCAATTTGACATGATTTCTCTGCAATAATATGCGGTTCTTTTTGCCCATGAGTATTCGAAGGGCCTCTTCATTAAAAGCTGGGGCAATTAACACTTCAAAAAATAACTTATTAATTTCTTCAGCGGTCTCTTTATCTATTGTTCCGTTACAGATTAATACCCCTCCGAATGCTGAAACAGGATCGCATGCGAGCGCATCTTTCCATGCATCTAAAAGATTGTCCCTGCTGGCTATCCCGCAGGCATTTGTGTGTTTTAATATAGCAAAAGTGGGCTCTTCAAACTCATCAATAAGTGCGACTGCAGCATCGATATCTACTAAATTGTTATACGAAAGATCTTTTCCGTTAAGCTTGTGGAACATGGCATCCAGATCGCCGTAGAAGGTTCCTTTTTGATGCGGATTCTCTCCGTATCGGAGAGCTTTGGTAGTTTGTTCACTATATTTGAAAACCTCTAGTGGTTCTTCTTTGTTAAAATAGTTAAAAATAGCGGTGTCATAATGAGAAGAAACATTGAAGGCTTTTTTGGCAAAAGATTTTCTTTGTGCTAACGAGGTATACCCCTCGTTTTCTTTTAGTATATGTTCTAGTTCGCTATAGTCATTTCTTGAAGCGATGATAACCACATCTTTATAGTTTTTTGCCGCAGCACGTATCAGCGAAATGCCGCCAATATCAATTTTCTCAATAATATCTTCTTCAGAGGCACCCGAAGTCACTGTCTCTTCGAAAGGATATAGATCAACAATAACTAAATCAATTTCAGGAATGCCGTATGTATTGGTTGCTTCTCTATCTTCTGTTAATTCTCTTCGACTCAAAATCCCGCCAAAAATTTTTGGATGTAATGTTTTTACTCTTCCGCCCAATATAGAGGGGTAACCGGTGAGTTCTTCTACAGGGGTAACATTAATGTTCAGATCACGGATGAACTTTTCTGTCCCTCCAGTAGAATAAAGTTGTACACCATAGTTATCCAACAACCTAATAAGGGGTTCCAAATTATCTTTGTAGTATACAGAAACTAGCGCGTTTTTGATTTTAACAGGATGACTCATTGATTATAAATTAAAAGCGCAAAGGTAATATTTTTTTAACGATTATCAACCAGTATCGAAGGTGAGCGAAATACTAGACGTATTTATATTTGTCGTTATTTGTTCAACGCTTGTATGATGTCTTGTAGTTTTTTTTCACCGTCCCAATAATCTTTTAGTTTTTTATCTGGACCATAAACAAAGGTTGCAGGATATTGGGTGGGTTTGAATTTTCCGATAAACTCATAATTCTTATCGTGAAGCAGTGTCACATTTTTCTTTCCTCTCAGTTCTCCACCGTACATGGCCATGAAAGCATTTATAAGATTTTTCTCCTGCATGGCCACGAGATAGAGATTGATATTTTTAATACGATCATAGTTCTTTCCTAAACCAAGTACCTCTTGTTGGCAATGACTGCATCCCGGATCAAAAAATAAGATAGCTATATTGTTGTTGTCATTGGATTTGACGCTGTTTTTGGTAAAAGGAACATCCTTTTCTACGGTATAGAAGGTGAATTCGGGCATTTCTTTTGGTACCTTATTGGTTTGTGCAAAACTGCAGGCTGTCATTCCTGTAATAATCACGAAAAGTATGTACGCGGTATAGTATATTTTGTTAACCATAAAATATTTTTAAGATGAATTTTAAATGCAAAAATAGACTTTATCTGAGTTAAATTAACAAGCTTCGAGCCAATTTTACGTTTTGATGTTTATCATTTGAACAATAAATTATACATTAATGTTAACTTTGTGGCCAGCTATAGTATATTTATAATCTGCTAATGATGTTATTGCCAGCGATGTTATTATGTGCCAAATATAAGCGTAACGAGTACATATAGACATTGTCACTTTATTTATTACAACAACTCTAATGAAAAAACGTATTGCCATTTTTGCTTCGGGATCTGGGTCAAACGCCCAAAAAATTATGGAACATTTCAAATATAGCCAAGATGCGGAAGTGTCTTTGATTTTGACTAACAATCCCGACGCTTATGTTTTACAACGAGCAGATAATTTCGAAGTTCCTTCACACGTTTTTGATCGACATGATTTTTATGAAACAGATGAGGTTATAAATCTGCTGAAACGTATGGAGATAGATCTGATTGTATTGGCGGGGTTCCTGTGGTTGGTGCCGGCTACGTTATTGGAAGCGTATCCAAATAAAATCATTAACATTCATCCAGCATTATTGCCTGCTTATGGGGGGAAAGGCATGTATGGTGATCGGGTTCACAAAGCTGTTCTTGCTAATAAAGAAAGTGAATCTGGTATAACTATTCATTTTGTGAATGAATGTTTTGACGAAGGAGAGATAATCTATCAGGCAAGGTTTAAGATAGAGGAAGGGGATAACCTGGAGATGATTAAATTTAAAGGCCAGCAATTAGAGCATCAGCATTTTCCCAAAATAGTAGAAGCATTATTAAAACGAATAAATAGCAATTAAGCGCGTTTACGGAATTATTTTCATTAATTTCTTGATAATTAAGAGACCAATGTCATCAACAGATTGTGCAGCGTTCGCAAGCACAATTATTGCCACTTTTTTTTCAGGGGAAAAGGCTATGAAACTGCTACTACCGAAGGTGCTTCCATTATGCCAAAAGATTTCCTGAAAGTTGTCTATCGTGATATGCCAAGCTAGGCCCAGATCTAAAGTCTCCGAAGCTAACCAAAAAGGTTTTTGTGTTAAAAGGATCGCCTTACCTATCGCATTGTTCGGAGGGTTTATATTTGCTTCGGCATATTTGAGCAGGTCAGGTGCCGTTGATTTTAAGGAGCCTGCCCCACTAAATGCCAGAAAATGCCAATGAGGAGTTAGCTGACCATCTTTGTTATATGTGGGGATGAAATGTTCCTGATTTTTGCTTTCTGGGAACTCTGTAGTGTTAGGTAAGTCTAACGGTTTACATATGATGTCTCGGACCATTTCATTATACGATGTTCTATTTTTATAAGCTAAAAGCTCTCCAATTATGCCATACCCAAGGTTACTGTACGTATAGACGGAATCCGCTTTATTTTTAAGTGTATAATTTTTCAAGAAAGAAAAAAGATCTCTGCGGTTATAGTCTTTGTAGGGGTCGAGTTCGTCGACAGGGTGAAAGTTGTTTGGCATTTTAGGTAAACCTGAAGTATGCGTCGCCAGGTTTCGGAAGGTAACGTCTTTAAGCGTTTCATTTGTGACTATGGAGTCGGGTAGAAAATTCAGTATCGGATCATCTAAGCTTACGGATTCCTTTAGCACCGCATTGGCCAGTAAAGTAGCGGTGAATGTTTTGCTGATAGAACCGATCTCAAACAATGTTTCGTGATCTGGAAGTTGTTTGTTGCCCTGGGTTGTTTCTCCGTAATAATAATAGCCGGTTTTTCCCTTATTGATAATGCCAATCGCTAGTCCGCTTGTATTTGGAAGGGTGATGTATTTTAACGCCAATGAATCCACCAAGTCATCAATAGAACGTTCTGTGATGGTTTCGGGAATCGCTTTTGTAAGTGTATTCAATGAATCAGTAGTAGGAGGGAGATCCGTGCTATCAACTGTTTGGGCCGATATTACTGCTTCATTTTTTTCGTATGGTTGAAACAAAAGGGTTTCGATAAAATTATTGGAATCAGTACCTAATATTAACTTTAAGCTATCGTCTTTGAAATTTAACCTATAATGATCAAGACCATTTTCCCGTTTCAGAAATACTGAAGAATCGATTGTACCTAAGGTATAAAGTTGTTTTTGCAATAGGGAATCAAAAACTTGCTTACTGGTAATACCTTTGGCTTGGCCTGACCACTGATTATATATAGAGTCTGTTTGTTTTGCATTGAAATAGCGTTTAAAATTTTCA
This Olivibacter sp. SDN3 DNA region includes the following protein-coding sequences:
- the purH gene encoding bifunctional phosphoribosylaminoimidazolecarboxamide formyltransferase/IMP cyclohydrolase gives rise to the protein MSHPVKIKNALVSVYYKDNLEPLIRLLDNYGVQLYSTGGTEKFIRDLNINVTPVEELTGYPSILGGRVKTLHPKIFGGILSRRELTEDREATNTYGIPEIDLVIVDLYPFEETVTSGASEEDIIEKIDIGGISLIRAAAKNYKDVVIIASRNDYSELEHILKENEGYTSLAQRKSFAKKAFNVSSHYDTAIFNYFNKEEPLEVFKYSEQTTKALRYGENPHQKGTFYGDLDAMFHKLNGKDLSYNNLVDIDAAVALIDEFEEPTFAILKHTNACGIASRDNLLDAWKDALACDPVSAFGGVLICNGTIDKETAEEINKLFFEVLIAPAFNEEALRILMGKKNRILLQRNHVKLPKTQFKTLLNGIIEQDKDSVIEHKELMSTVTDRIPSEEDYANMFFANKVVKHTKSNTIVFAKNNQLLASGVGQTSRVDALKQAIEKAKSFGFDLHGAAMASDAFFPFPDCVEIAADAGIMAVLQPGGSIKDKESIDMANKKGIAMVTTGIRHFKH
- a CDS encoding peroxiredoxin → MVNKIYYTAYILFVIITGMTACSFAQTNKVPKEMPEFTFYTVEKDVPFTKNSVKSNDNNNIAILFFDPGCSHCQQEVLGLGKNYDRIKNINLYLVAMQEKNLINAFMAMYGGELRGKKNVTLLHDKNYEFIGKFKPTQYPATFVYGPDKKLKDYWDGEKKLQDIIQALNK
- the purN gene encoding phosphoribosylglycinamide formyltransferase; amino-acid sequence: MKKRIAIFASGSGSNAQKIMEHFKYSQDAEVSLILTNNPDAYVLQRADNFEVPSHVFDRHDFYETDEVINLLKRMEIDLIVLAGFLWLVPATLLEAYPNKIINIHPALLPAYGGKGMYGDRVHKAVLANKESESGITIHFVNECFDEGEIIYQARFKIEEGDNLEMIKFKGQQLEHQHFPKIVEALLKRINSN
- a CDS encoding serine hydrolase gives rise to the protein MKYIILALLTCFTCLRLTCFAQEEKSEKTIENFKRYFNAKQTDSIYNQWSGQAKGITSKQVFDSLLQKQLYTLGTIDSSVFLKRENGLDHYRLNFKDDSLKLILGTDSNNFIETLLFQPYEKNEAVISAQTVDSTDLPPTTDSLNTLTKAIPETITERSIDDLVDSLALKYITLPNTSGLAIGIINKGKTGYYYYGETTQGNKQLPDHETLFEIGSISKTFTATLLANAVLKESVSLDDPILNFLPDSIVTNETLKDVTFRNLATHTSGLPKMPNNFHPVDELDPYKDYNRRDLFSFLKNYTLKNKADSVYTYSNLGYGIIGELLAYKNRTSYNEMVRDIICKPLDLPNTTEFPESKNQEHFIPTYNKDGQLTPHWHFLAFSGAGSLKSTAPDLLKYAEANINPPNNAIGKAILLTQKPFWLASETLDLGLAWHITIDNFQEIFWHNGSTFGSSSFIAFSPEKKVAIIVLANAAQSVDDIGLLIIKKLMKIIP